A stretch of the Synechocystis sp. PCC 7338 genome encodes the following:
- a CDS encoding glycoside hydrolase family 10 protein, which yields MKKLLKFAKWPALLVGIILLLGACHRAPSRNANSPKHMRGVWLTDVGTMALTYTTLLDETLHHISKSGYDRVYFSVYSLRGQLYATKQRGELIPKLPLINPIAAMARESRRQGLKPYAWFEYGLMLPQSDPVAKNNPDWLLTMANGEQVIENHGISMVWLDPAHPGVQAYILGHMDDILQEQSLAGIQLDDHWAVPRQFGDRQGDLTALTAKVYEHIKAKNPALQLSLSPNPYQFSRNEYNQDWLGWVKQGIIDEVVVQVYRSTPAEVQQTVANSGIHTASRYVPVGIGLYTGIKAQPFNLQPIQNQIQAVEEQNLGHSLFVWEFLVLRAINAHLNVL from the coding sequence ATGAAAAAACTACTCAAATTTGCCAAGTGGCCGGCTCTGTTAGTGGGCATTATCCTCCTGTTGGGTGCTTGCCACCGGGCTCCGTCCCGTAATGCGAATTCCCCCAAACACATGCGGGGGGTCTGGCTTACCGATGTAGGCACCATGGCATTAACCTACACCACCCTATTGGATGAAACCCTGCACCATATCAGTAAATCAGGCTATGACCGGGTTTATTTCAGTGTTTATAGTTTGCGGGGCCAACTTTATGCCACCAAACAACGGGGAGAACTAATTCCCAAACTGCCATTGATTAACCCCATAGCGGCCATGGCCAGGGAATCCCGCCGCCAGGGGCTCAAACCCTATGCTTGGTTTGAATACGGCTTAATGTTGCCCCAATCCGATCCCGTTGCTAAAAATAATCCAGATTGGCTATTGACCATGGCCAACGGTGAGCAGGTAATTGAAAATCATGGCATTTCCATGGTCTGGTTAGACCCCGCCCACCCCGGAGTGCAAGCTTACATCCTCGGCCACATGGATGACATTCTCCAAGAGCAATCCCTTGCCGGCATCCAACTAGATGACCATTGGGCTGTGCCCCGGCAATTTGGCGATCGCCAGGGTGATTTAACCGCTCTCACCGCGAAAGTTTACGAACACATCAAAGCGAAAAATCCCGCCCTGCAACTGAGTCTTTCCCCTAATCCCTACCAATTTTCCCGCAACGAGTACAACCAAGATTGGCTCGGTTGGGTTAAACAAGGCATTATTGACGAAGTGGTGGTGCAGGTTTACCGCTCTACTCCAGCGGAAGTACAACAAACCGTTGCCAATTCTGGCATTCATACCGCTTCCCGTTACGTACCTGTGGGCATTGGTCTTTACACCGGGATCAAAGCCCAACCCTTTAATTTGCAACCCATCCAAAACCAAATCCAAGCGGTGGAAGAGCAAAATCTAGGTCATTCTCTTTTTGTCTGGGAATTTTTGGTATTGAGAGCGATTAACGCCCACCTCAATGTTCTATGA
- a CDS encoding dihydrolipoamide acetyltransferase family protein yields MIYDIFMPALSSTMTEGKIVSWTKSPGDKVEKGETVLVVESDKADMDVESFNEGYLAAILVPAGEEAPVGATLGLVAETEAEIAEAQAKAGSGGSSSAPPAPAPQQPEPAAIATATTTETAPTPSSNGHGNGKGSGRIVASPRAKKLAKELKVDLATVAGTGPHGRIVAADIEGAAGKPVSAPIASPSAPAPKASPAPAPAATSTPTIPSVPVGQTVPLTTFQKALVQNMVAAMAAPTFRVGYTITTDGLDQLYKQIKGKGVTMTALLAKAVALALKKHPIVNASYTNQGITYHKDINIALAVAMPDGGLITPVLQNADQVDIYSLSRRWKELVDRARAKQLQPEEYSSGTFTISNLGMFGVDRFDAILPPGQGGILAVGASRPQVVANDEGLIGTKRQMGVNVTCDHRVIYGAHAAAFLKDLAAIIEENAQSLTM; encoded by the coding sequence ATGATCTACGACATTTTCATGCCGGCCCTGAGTTCCACCATGACCGAGGGGAAAATTGTTTCCTGGACTAAGTCCCCCGGCGACAAAGTGGAAAAAGGCGAAACTGTCTTGGTGGTGGAATCGGACAAGGCCGATATGGACGTGGAGTCCTTTAATGAAGGTTACCTGGCCGCTATTCTAGTCCCCGCAGGGGAAGAAGCCCCCGTGGGAGCAACCCTAGGGTTAGTGGCGGAAACGGAAGCAGAAATTGCCGAAGCCCAAGCTAAAGCAGGCTCTGGTGGTTCCTCCAGTGCGCCCCCTGCTCCAGCCCCCCAACAACCGGAACCAGCGGCGATCGCCACTGCAACTACCACAGAAACAGCCCCTACCCCCAGCAGTAATGGCCATGGCAATGGCAAGGGTAGTGGCAGGATTGTTGCTTCCCCCCGGGCAAAAAAACTAGCCAAAGAATTAAAAGTTGATCTGGCCACCGTGGCTGGCACCGGTCCCCACGGCAGAATTGTGGCCGCCGATATTGAAGGTGCCGCCGGTAAACCCGTCAGTGCTCCCATCGCTTCCCCCAGTGCCCCTGCCCCGAAAGCATCTCCCGCCCCTGCTCCAGCGGCAACCTCTACCCCCACTATCCCCAGTGTTCCCGTCGGTCAGACAGTGCCTCTGACCACTTTCCAAAAAGCTTTGGTGCAAAATATGGTGGCCGCCATGGCCGCTCCCACGTTCCGGGTGGGCTACACCATTACCACCGATGGGTTGGACCAACTTTATAAGCAAATCAAGGGCAAAGGGGTGACCATGACCGCCCTGTTGGCCAAAGCAGTGGCCCTGGCTTTGAAAAAACATCCCATTGTCAATGCCAGCTACACAAACCAAGGTATTACTTACCATAAAGATATAAATATTGCCCTGGCGGTGGCCATGCCGGATGGCGGTTTAATTACCCCGGTGTTGCAAAACGCAGACCAAGTGGATATCTATTCCCTCTCCCGCCGTTGGAAAGAATTGGTGGACCGGGCCCGGGCCAAGCAGTTACAACCCGAAGAATACAGCAGTGGTACTTTCACCATTTCTAACCTTGGTATGTTTGGGGTAGACCGGTTTGACGCCATTCTGCCACCGGGACAGGGGGGAATTTTGGCCGTGGGCGCTTCCCGCCCCCAGGTGGTGGCCAATGATGAAGGTTTAATTGGTACCAAACGGCAAATGGGAGTTAACGTCACCTGTGACCATCGGGTCATCTATGGGGCCCACGCCGCCGCCTTCCTCAAGGATTTGGCCGCCATTATTGAAGAGAATGCTCAGTCTTTGACTATGTAA
- a CDS encoding alpha/beta hydrolase, with protein sequence MINFKRFLGIALTSSFLILAAPRAIRGAETITFSIMPLGQFDISVQSLTTFAETGTIDPDFKFYTQHLKPEELEKFRGLLNHSFKLNSIEAFRFFNTTFGKEIAQQLSYIIAAPTNESQPFLEGAIITAAQNPDGFKIIDVINAYGGSDLVLNLDTFKNTIDQADNLYQATDRIFTWLGKQDSPSPPVPPNLKPLALAEPGTQQWKTSNLTISRPDGQPVKVFVYLPQGNTKPAPLVVIAPGLNSNFQAFTYIADHLASYGFAIAGIDFPESDAARMQDSLQGLDAFPNPNAWLEQPKDVTLVLDTLAQKAATDPAWQGKFDINNVGILGHSLGGYTAIASGGASLEWPALLQECEKLNQPNQINLNPALLWQCQGVDSAPPLSDLQDKRIKAVLAINPVTNPIFGPDGMKNLAVPTLIVAGSDDIFAPPVPEQIIPFSLIEDTDKYLLLVQNATHLSFIAGTDNLPEKIVGPGQDLAYTYLKSLGLAFFDLYLQQNSDSAMYLTDEAVQRMSQAPLPLQLVQSLTPAQLEQAMDINN encoded by the coding sequence ATGATTAACTTCAAACGCTTTTTAGGAATTGCCCTTACCTCCAGTTTTTTGATCCTAGCTGCACCAAGGGCAATCAGGGGGGCAGAAACCATTACCTTTTCGATTATGCCCCTGGGACAATTTGATATTTCTGTGCAAAGCCTGACAACTTTTGCCGAAACTGGCACCATCGACCCGGATTTCAAATTTTATACCCAACATCTCAAACCGGAAGAACTAGAAAAATTTCGTGGTTTATTAAACCATTCTTTTAAGCTCAATTCCATAGAAGCTTTTCGGTTTTTTAATACAACTTTTGGCAAGGAAATTGCCCAACAATTGAGCTATATTATTGCCGCCCCAACCAATGAAAGTCAACCCTTTTTAGAAGGGGCAATTATTACGGCGGCCCAAAATCCAGACGGTTTTAAAATTATTGATGTTATTAATGCCTATGGCGGCTCAGACTTGGTTTTAAACCTAGATACCTTTAAAAATACCATTGACCAAGCGGATAATTTGTACCAAGCCACTGATCGCATCTTTACCTGGTTGGGCAAACAGGACAGTCCCTCTCCCCCCGTGCCCCCAAACCTAAAACCCTTAGCCTTGGCTGAGCCTGGAACACAACAGTGGAAAACCAGTAATCTCACCATCTCCCGTCCCGACGGTCAACCAGTCAAAGTTTTTGTTTATCTACCCCAGGGCAACACTAAGCCTGCTCCCTTGGTGGTGATTGCCCCTGGCTTAAATTCTAATTTTCAGGCCTTTACTTACATTGCCGATCATTTGGCTTCCTATGGCTTTGCGATCGCCGGCATTGATTTTCCCGAAAGTGATGCAGCTCGGATGCAGGATTCCCTCCAGGGCTTAGATGCGTTTCCCAATCCCAACGCCTGGCTAGAACAACCCAAGGATGTCACCTTAGTGCTGGATACCCTGGCCCAAAAAGCGGCCACAGACCCCGCTTGGCAAGGCAAATTTGACATTAACAATGTGGGGATTTTGGGCCACTCCCTCGGTGGCTACACGGCGATCGCCAGTGGAGGAGCCAGTTTGGAATGGCCCGCATTGCTCCAAGAATGCGAAAAGTTAAACCAGCCCAACCAAATCAACCTCAACCCCGCCCTACTCTGGCAATGTCAGGGGGTAGATAGTGCCCCACCCCTCTCCGACCTCCAGGATAAACGGATTAAAGCTGTGCTGGCCATTAACCCCGTCACCAACCCCATTTTTGGCCCCGATGGCATGAAAAACCTGGCCGTACCCACCCTGATTGTGGCCGGTAGTGATGATATTTTTGCTCCACCAGTGCCGGAACAAATCATTCCCTTTTCCCTGATTGAGGACACGGATAAATATCTGCTCTTAGTGCAAAATGCAACCCATTTATCCTTCATTGCAGGCACTGACAATCTGCCGGAAAAAATTGTTGGCCCTGGCCAGGATTTAGCCTATACCTACCTAAAAAGTTTAGGATTAGCTTTCTTTGATCTTTATCTCCAGCAAAATAGTGATTCGGCAATGTATTTGACGGATGAAGCAGTGCAAAGAATGAGTCAAGCTCCCCTGCCCTTACAACTAGTACAAAGCCTAACGCCGGCCCAACTTGAGCAGGCCATGGATATTAACAACTAA
- a CDS encoding PCP reductase family protein has product MQWQESLPWTPEARQKLKNIPYFARVQARQRIEQLARQADLDEITVDLVEQARLEFGQ; this is encoded by the coding sequence ATGCAGTGGCAAGAATCCTTACCCTGGACTCCCGAAGCCCGGCAAAAGTTGAAGAATATTCCCTATTTTGCTCGGGTGCAGGCCCGTCAGCGGATCGAGCAGTTGGCCCGGCAGGCCGACCTAGATGAGATCACCGTGGATTTGGTAGAACAAGCCCGTCTGGAGTTCGGCCAATGA
- a CDS encoding type II toxin-antitoxin system RelE/ParE family toxin — MITSFGNQATADLFNGINSRNSRRIPSEITQKALNKLDILNAVEKLEELNSPPGNRLEALKGNLKGFYSIRINNQWRIIFQWQNGNVSQVQIIDYHD; from the coding sequence TTGATTACGTCCTTTGGCAACCAAGCAACTGCTGACCTATTCAACGGTATCAATAGCCGAAATTCAAGAAGAATCCCATCTGAGATTACACAAAAAGCCTTGAATAAATTGGATATTTTAAACGCTGTTGAGAAGTTGGAAGAACTAAATAGTCCCCCCGGCAATCGTTTAGAAGCACTCAAGGGAAACTTAAAAGGATTTTATAGTATTCGGATTAACAACCAATGGCGAATCATTTTTCAATGGCAAAATGGTAATGTCAGTCAAGTCCAAATTATTGATTATCACGATTAA
- the gpmI gene encoding 2,3-bisphosphoglycerate-independent phosphoglycerate mutase, whose translation MAEAPIAPVVLVILDGWGYRPDTRANAIAQANTPIMDSLITAYPNTLVNTSGKDVGLPKGQMGNSEVGHLNLGAGRVVPQELVRISDAIEDGSFFDNEALVKVCQRMRDHRGKLHLIGLCSDGGVHSHIDHLLGLIDLAKLQGISQLCIHAITDGRDTATNQGAHFVQQIQAHLDKIGLGRIVSVSGRYYALDRDRRWDRVEKAYRVMTEDGVGDGRSAAQVVKDYYANDITDEFIPPTRVGNGAITSGDGVIFYNFRPDRARQLCYALVNPSFDGFPRERIQPLDFVTFTQYDPALPVTVAFEPQNLNNILGEIVARQGMKQFRTAETEKYPHVTYFFNGGLEQPFAGEDRELIQSPMVSTYDKAPQMSAKAVTDTVCRAMEKGIYSLMVVNYANPDMVGHTGKLKEAIQAIETVDLNLGRLLASAAKMGGTVLITADHGNAEYMSDESGNPWTAHTTNPVPFILVEGEGRKIPGHGGEVKLREGGKLADIAPTILDILQLPVPAEMTGKTLIDKPLVEIKTNRTPVNLSR comes from the coding sequence ATGGCAGAGGCACCGATCGCCCCGGTGGTTCTGGTCATCCTAGATGGCTGGGGCTATCGCCCAGATACCCGCGCAAATGCAATTGCCCAGGCTAACACCCCCATTATGGATAGTCTAATCACGGCTTACCCCAATACCCTGGTGAATACCTCCGGGAAAGATGTAGGTTTGCCCAAAGGTCAAATGGGGAATTCCGAAGTTGGTCACCTCAACTTAGGCGCTGGGCGGGTGGTGCCCCAAGAGTTAGTACGTATTAGTGACGCCATTGAAGACGGTAGTTTTTTTGATAATGAAGCCCTGGTGAAAGTCTGCCAGCGGATGCGTGATCACCGTGGCAAATTGCATTTAATCGGTCTTTGTTCCGACGGTGGAGTTCACTCCCACATTGACCATCTTTTGGGGCTAATTGACTTGGCTAAACTCCAAGGCATTAGTCAACTTTGCATCCATGCCATTACTGATGGCCGGGATACCGCTACTAACCAAGGGGCCCACTTTGTCCAACAAATCCAAGCCCACCTAGACAAAATTGGTCTGGGGCGCATTGTCAGTGTCAGTGGCCGCTACTACGCCCTCGACCGCGACCGCCGTTGGGACCGGGTGGAAAAAGCCTATCGAGTCATGACAGAGGATGGGGTAGGGGATGGCCGCAGTGCCGCCCAGGTGGTGAAAGATTATTACGCCAACGACATTACCGATGAATTTATTCCCCCCACTAGGGTGGGTAACGGGGCGATCACCTCTGGGGACGGGGTCATCTTCTACAACTTTCGTCCCGACCGGGCTAGACAACTTTGCTACGCTTTGGTTAACCCCAGCTTTGATGGTTTTCCCAGGGAAAGAATTCAACCCCTAGATTTTGTTACCTTCACCCAGTATGACCCTGCCCTGCCAGTGACTGTGGCCTTTGAACCGCAAAATTTAAATAACATTTTGGGAGAGATTGTCGCCCGCCAGGGAATGAAGCAGTTCCGCACGGCAGAAACGGAAAAATACCCCCATGTCACCTACTTCTTTAATGGTGGTTTGGAACAGCCCTTTGCCGGGGAAGACCGGGAGCTAATTCAAAGCCCCATGGTATCCACTTACGATAAAGCGCCCCAGATGTCTGCCAAAGCCGTTACCGATACAGTTTGTCGAGCCATGGAAAAAGGCATTTACTCCCTGATGGTGGTCAACTATGCTAACCCTGATATGGTGGGGCACACCGGCAAGCTCAAAGAAGCGATTCAGGCGATCGAAACCGTCGACCTCAACCTAGGCCGCCTCCTGGCCAGTGCCGCTAAAATGGGGGGCACCGTGTTAATTACCGCTGACCATGGCAATGCGGAATATATGAGCGATGAGTCGGGTAATCCCTGGACCGCCCACACCACTAATCCAGTACCTTTTATTTTGGTAGAAGGGGAAGGACGCAAAATTCCTGGTCATGGTGGCGAAGTCAAGCTGCGGGAAGGCGGGAAACTGGCGGACATTGCCCCCACGATTTTGGATATTTTGCAGTTGCCCGTTCCAGCAGAAATGACTGGCAAAACCTTGATTGATAAGCCCTTGGTGGAAATTAAGACCAATCGCACTCCGGTTAATCTCTCCCGTTAG
- a CDS encoding TspO/MBR family protein — MFMIPAWLWIGLIAFALAFVCNRLSPRDLRWFNRLRRPPWLTFEWAIPFIWIAIFIAGAISATLAWNATVDPRHRWGLMLGYLLLELTVMAYTPMMCKLRSLRVGSIIGATGFFVGLALAIAVSQVSSTAFGFLVPFLLWSPIGTYVTWAMIPLNPGEI, encoded by the coding sequence GTGTTTATGATTCCAGCTTGGCTGTGGATTGGGTTGATCGCTTTTGCCCTAGCCTTTGTGTGTAACCGTTTATCCCCCAGGGATTTGCGCTGGTTCAATCGCCTACGTCGCCCCCCTTGGTTAACCTTCGAGTGGGCCATCCCCTTCATCTGGATTGCCATTTTCATTGCTGGAGCCATCTCCGCTACCCTAGCCTGGAATGCAACGGTGGACCCCAGACACCGCTGGGGATTGATGTTGGGTTATCTTTTGCTGGAATTGACCGTCATGGCCTATACCCCCATGATGTGCAAGCTCCGCAGTTTAAGGGTGGGCAGTATTATCGGTGCTACGGGCTTCTTTGTCGGTCTGGCCTTGGCGATCGCCGTTAGCCAAGTTTCCAGCACTGCTTTTGGTTTTTTGGTACCTTTTTTACTTTGGAGTCCCATTGGCACCTATGTTACCTGGGCCATGATTCCCCTCAACCCAGGGGAAATTTAG
- a CDS encoding HigA family addiction module antitoxin: protein MLPTNRLPTHPGIILLEEFLEPMNITQETLATYLNISVKQINEIIQEKNEITPKIAWLLAQAFDTTPQFWMNLQTNYDLALNKPQETKQAIKV, encoded by the coding sequence ATGCTCCCAACCAATCGCCTCCCCACCCATCCCGGAATCATTCTCTTAGAAGAATTTCTTGAACCCATGAACATCACTCAAGAAACCCTAGCCACTTATTTGAATATTTCAGTAAAACAAATCAATGAAATTATTCAAGAAAAAAATGAAATTACCCCCAAAATAGCCTGGTTATTAGCTCAAGCTTTTGATACTACACCACAGTTTTGGATGAACTTACAGACTAATTATGACTTAGCCTTAAACAAACCACAAGAAACCAAACAAGCAATAAAAGTTTGA
- the secG gene encoding preprotein translocase subunit SecG, which produces MTLITVLRIIWMASAALLTVLVLLHSPKGDGIAGIGGQAQLFTSAKSAEKTLNQVTWTLSIIFIGLTIILSAGWLAN; this is translated from the coding sequence ATGACTTTAATTACTGTTCTACGAATTATTTGGATGGCTTCCGCCGCTCTATTGACCGTACTGGTGTTGCTCCACAGCCCTAAAGGGGATGGCATTGCCGGCATTGGTGGCCAAGCCCAATTGTTTACCAGTGCCAAAAGTGCAGAAAAAACCCTTAACCAAGTGACCTGGACCCTGAGCATTATCTTCATTGGGCTGACCATCATTTTGAGTGCTGGCTGGCTGGCCAATTAA
- a CDS encoding matrixin family metalloprotease — protein MKEYIKTWGRLLALLLLTLLLVNLPVIASNGDKPTLPELQVHPLPPELVDLGISLENRSFPGDDGSDYFAQVQSSPLGHLVWSRFPVTVAVDYPPALTPGSAAQKRYYTWQQAIKTAIADWQSFFPLTIVENTTEADIAIFYREPPLARTVDPETGLVSFGRARTAQASYEFYWTDISPPQLRHRMAIAIKPGLAPLSLQGTARHELGHALGIWGHSDREEDALYPAQTANVPAISPRDLRTLYRIYKQPTRLGWPAPVTD, from the coding sequence TTGAAAGAATACATAAAAACCTGGGGCCGGTTACTGGCCCTATTGCTGTTGACTTTACTGCTGGTTAACCTACCGGTGATCGCCAGCAATGGGGACAAGCCGACTTTACCAGAACTCCAAGTTCATCCCCTCCCCCCTGAGTTGGTAGATTTGGGTATCAGTCTGGAGAATCGGAGTTTCCCTGGCGATGATGGCAGTGACTATTTTGCTCAAGTTCAATCTTCCCCCCTCGGGCATCTAGTCTGGTCTAGATTTCCTGTCACTGTAGCGGTGGATTATCCCCCCGCATTAACCCCCGGCAGTGCTGCCCAGAAACGTTACTATACCTGGCAACAGGCCATTAAAACGGCGATCGCCGACTGGCAGAGTTTTTTCCCCCTCACCATAGTTGAAAACACCACCGAGGCTGACATTGCCATTTTTTACCGAGAGCCGCCCCTGGCCCGTACAGTGGACCCGGAAACGGGCTTGGTTAGTTTTGGTCGAGCCCGCACCGCCCAGGCTAGCTATGAATTTTATTGGACTGACATATCTCCACCCCAACTGCGTCACCGCATGGCGATCGCCATCAAACCAGGCCTAGCCCCCCTTTCCCTCCAAGGTACCGCCCGCCACGAATTAGGTCACGCCCTGGGCATTTGGGGGCACAGTGACCGCGAAGAAGATGCTTTATACCCAGCCCAGACTGCCAATGTACCGGCGATTTCCCCTAGGGATCTAAGAACCCTATACCGGATTTATAAACAGCCGACCCGTCTGGGTTGGCCAGCACCGGTTACTGATTAG
- a CDS encoding glycosyltransferase family 2 protein, with protein sequence MATNSPGRSDIRVYNGDRQGPMYSLIVPIYNEEDNIPVLYDRLKTVMDQLGSTELVLINDGSGDRSLEMIRALHGQDKRVCYLSFARNFGHQVAVTAGLNFARGQAVIILDADLQDPPELVPQLVERWQAGYSVVYAQRVKRRQESWFKRLTAYGFYRLLQRLADVKIPADTGDFCLMDRQVVDLLNAMPERNRYIRGLRAWVGFPQTGVKFERDPRHAGEVKYTFRKSLRLAINSLVSFSIVPLRLATYLGLLAALLAMAMMVLVLYWRLFQTNSPLDGFATVIIANLFFGAVQLICIGILGEYIGRIYDEVKGRPLYTLAEVAGFEQLL encoded by the coding sequence ATGGCTACAAATTCACCAGGCCGGTCTGACATCAGGGTTTACAATGGCGATCGCCAGGGGCCAATGTATTCTTTGATTGTGCCGATTTATAACGAAGAAGATAATATTCCCGTGTTATATGATCGACTGAAGACGGTCATGGATCAATTGGGAAGTACGGAATTAGTGCTGATTAATGATGGCAGTGGCGATCGTTCCCTAGAGATGATCCGGGCTTTGCACGGCCAGGATAAACGGGTCTGTTACCTTAGCTTTGCCCGTAACTTTGGTCATCAGGTGGCGGTGACGGCGGGGTTAAACTTTGCCCGGGGCCAGGCGGTGATTATTCTCGATGCAGATTTGCAGGATCCCCCCGAATTGGTGCCCCAATTGGTGGAACGGTGGCAAGCAGGCTACAGCGTGGTCTATGCCCAACGGGTTAAGCGTCGTCAGGAAAGCTGGTTTAAGCGGCTAACGGCCTATGGGTTCTACCGACTGTTGCAACGGTTAGCGGACGTAAAAATTCCGGCCGATACAGGAGACTTTTGCCTAATGGACCGCCAAGTAGTAGATTTGCTCAACGCCATGCCGGAGAGAAATCGTTATATTCGGGGATTGAGGGCTTGGGTTGGCTTTCCCCAAACCGGTGTTAAATTTGAACGGGATCCTCGCCATGCCGGGGAAGTGAAATACACCTTTCGCAAATCCCTCCGTTTAGCTATCAATAGTCTGGTTTCCTTTTCCATTGTGCCCCTGCGTTTGGCCACCTATCTAGGACTTTTAGCCGCTCTCCTGGCCATGGCTATGATGGTATTAGTTTTATACTGGCGGCTGTTCCAAACCAATTCCCCTTTAGATGGATTTGCCACAGTAATCATTGCCAATCTGTTTTTTGGTGCGGTTCAGCTAATTTGCATTGGCATTTTAGGGGAATACATTGGTCGAATTTACGATGAAGTAAAAGGGCGGCCCCTATACACCTTGGCAGAGGTGGCCGGCTTTGAACAACTTCTTTAA
- the kaiC gene encoding circadian clock protein KaiC — protein MLEQETDGIEKLETGIPGFDFLSDGGLPLGRATLIAGTAGSSKTIFACQFLVEGIHRGENGVFVTFEEPPKALRKNMRGFGWDIQQWENEGKWVFVDASPQPGDRPIVSGEYDLGALIARIEHAVRKYKASRISLDSLGAIFSHLSDSAQVRSDLFRLASALRELEVTAIMTAERVEEYGEISRYGVEEFVADNVVIVRNVLADEKRRRTIEILKYRGTDHQKGEFPFTIINKKGIVIIPLSAIELEQKSSDIRITSGSEELDRMCGSGFFRDSIILVSGATGTGKTLMVTEFMDGGVANGERCLVFAFEESREQLIRNATGWGVDFKQMEKEDKLKVVCRYPETTNLENHLIMMKDIIQEFKPNRVAVDSLSALERVSTLKSFREFIIGLTSFIKQQEIGGLFTSTTPNLLGGASITDAHISTITDSIILLRYVEMYGEMRRGITVLKMRGSMHDKDIREFSIDHKGMHIGKPFRNVTGILAGTPMYTAQSEVERLSGLFDEKI, from the coding sequence ATGTTAGAGCAAGAGACAGATGGCATTGAGAAGTTGGAAACAGGTATTCCAGGCTTTGATTTTCTGTCCGATGGTGGTCTCCCCCTTGGCCGCGCCACCCTAATTGCCGGGACAGCGGGGAGTTCCAAAACTATTTTTGCTTGCCAATTTTTGGTGGAAGGCATACACCGTGGGGAAAACGGTGTTTTTGTCACCTTCGAGGAACCCCCTAAAGCCCTACGGAAAAATATGCGGGGTTTTGGTTGGGACATTCAGCAATGGGAAAACGAAGGTAAATGGGTTTTCGTCGATGCTTCCCCCCAACCAGGCGATCGCCCCATCGTCAGTGGTGAGTATGACTTGGGGGCCTTGATTGCCCGCATTGAACACGCTGTCCGTAAATATAAAGCCAGCCGCATTTCCCTCGACTCGTTAGGGGCAATTTTTAGCCATCTCAGCGACAGTGCCCAGGTACGGAGTGACCTATTCCGCCTAGCTTCTGCCCTACGGGAGTTGGAAGTCACCGCCATTATGACCGCAGAACGGGTGGAGGAATACGGTGAAATTAGTCGCTATGGGGTGGAAGAGTTTGTGGCCGATAACGTGGTCATTGTTCGTAACGTTCTGGCCGATGAAAAACGCCGTCGCACCATTGAAATTCTCAAATACCGTGGCACCGACCACCAAAAGGGAGAATTTCCCTTCACCATCATCAATAAAAAGGGCATTGTTATCATTCCCCTGTCGGCAATCGAGCTGGAGCAAAAGTCTTCTGATATCCGCATCACCTCCGGCAGTGAAGAATTAGACCGCATGTGTGGCAGTGGTTTCTTCCGGGATTCCATTATTCTCGTTTCCGGCGCCACGGGCACAGGTAAAACCCTGATGGTGACTGAGTTTATGGACGGTGGGGTGGCTAATGGGGAACGTTGCTTAGTCTTTGCCTTTGAAGAAAGTCGCGAACAGTTAATTCGCAACGCCACTGGCTGGGGGGTAGATTTCAAACAAATGGAAAAGGAAGACAAACTAAAAGTGGTTTGTCGTTATCCAGAAACCACCAATTTGGAAAATCATCTGATCATGATGAAGGATATTATTCAAGAATTTAAGCCTAATCGGGTGGCGGTAGACAGTCTTTCCGCCCTGGAACGGGTTTCTACCCTGAAAAGTTTTCGTGAATTTATCATCGGCTTAACTTCCTTTATTAAACAGCAAGAAATTGGTGGTTTATTCACTTCCACTACCCCCAATTTATTAGGGGGAGCTTCCATTACCGATGCCCATATTTCCACCATTACCGATTCGATTATTCTTTTGCGTTACGTGGAAATGTATGGCGAAATGCGTCGAGGAATTACAGTGCTAAAAATGCGGGGTTCTATGCACGATAAAGATATCCGCGAATTTTCCATCGACCATAAGGGCATGCACATTGGCAAACCATTTCGCAATGTCACCGGTATTCTGGCCGGTACCCCCATGTATACTGCCCAGAGTGAGGTGGAAAGATTGAGCGGTTTATTCGATGAGAAAATATAG